A genomic window from Winogradskyella sp. J14-2 includes:
- a CDS encoding GIY-YIG nuclease family protein — MKTYYVYILKCSDGLTYTGITNNISRRFEEHQNGLNKTCFTYNRRPLELIFQQEFNNAEQAIYFEKKIKKWSAKKKFALANGEYNLLQILAECRNATHSNYKLNS, encoded by the coding sequence ATGAAAACGTATTATGTTTACATATTGAAATGTTCAGATGGGTTAACTTATACAGGAATAACAAATAACATATCTAGGAGATTTGAAGAACACCAAAACGGATTAAATAAAACATGTTTTACATATAACAGAAGGCCTTTAGAATTAATATTTCAACAAGAGTTTAACAATGCAGAACAAGCAATATATTTTGAAAAGAAAATAAAAAAATGGAGTGCAAAAAAGAAATTTGCTTTAGCTAATGGAGAGTATAATTTGTTGCAGATTTTAGCCGAATGTAGAAATGCAACACATTCTAATTATAAACTGAACAGTTAA
- a CDS encoding aldehyde dehydrogenase: MSRIKNYINGDFLLPIANGWIDNYNPSNGEVYGQIPNSSKDDVEQAYQSAKSAFPSWSQTTLEERSRILIKISELLEANLDRFAEAESKDNGKPISLAKMVDIPRAASNFRFFGNAITQFASESHESVGQNAVNYTLRQPIGVVGCISPWNLPLYLFTWKIAPAIAAGNCVVAKPSEVTPMTAYLLGEICNEAGLPKGVLNIVHGLGTTTGQAIVEHPSIKAISFTGGTATGAHIAKVAAPMFKKLSLELGGKNPNIIFADCDYDDMLNTTVRSSFANQGQICLCGSRIFVEEAIYGKFKTDFVKKVNALKVGHPSEKDTNIGALVSKPHLEKVKSYIEIAKEEGATLLCGGNEVTVEGYENGYYLQPTVVEVNTDECRVNQEEIFGPVVTIMPFKTENDVLEMANKVKYGLSATLWTNNLKRTMRMSNQLQAGIVWVNTWMMRDLRTPFGGVKASGVGREGGFEALRFFTEAKNVCVKY, from the coding sequence ATGTCTAGAATCAAAAACTACATAAACGGAGATTTCTTGCTTCCCATTGCTAATGGGTGGATTGACAACTACAACCCTTCAAATGGTGAAGTCTATGGACAAATTCCAAACTCTTCAAAAGACGACGTAGAACAAGCTTATCAAAGTGCTAAATCTGCTTTTCCTAGTTGGAGTCAAACTACATTAGAAGAGCGTAGCAGAATTCTAATTAAGATTTCAGAATTATTAGAAGCCAATTTAGACCGTTTTGCTGAAGCCGAAAGTAAGGACAACGGAAAACCCATAAGTCTCGCCAAAATGGTTGATATACCAAGAGCAGCAAGTAATTTCAGGTTTTTCGGAAATGCCATTACCCAATTTGCAAGCGAAAGTCACGAAAGCGTTGGTCAAAACGCTGTAAATTATACATTACGCCAACCTATTGGTGTTGTAGGCTGCATTAGTCCTTGGAATTTACCTTTGTATCTATTCACTTGGAAAATCGCACCGGCAATCGCAGCAGGTAATTGCGTCGTAGCCAAACCAAGCGAAGTCACACCAATGACAGCGTATTTGTTAGGCGAAATTTGCAACGAAGCAGGTTTACCTAAAGGCGTTTTAAATATTGTTCACGGTTTAGGCACTACGACAGGTCAAGCTATAGTAGAGCATCCAAGTATTAAAGCCATTAGTTTTACTGGCGGAACAGCAACTGGCGCACATATTGCCAAAGTTGCAGCACCAATGTTTAAAAAATTGTCTTTAGAATTAGGTGGAAAAAACCCAAACATCATTTTTGCTGATTGCGATTATGACGATATGTTGAACACAACGGTACGCTCGTCGTTTGCCAATCAAGGTCAGATTTGTTTATGCGGAAGCCGAATTTTTGTAGAGGAAGCGATTTATGGGAAATTCAAAACAGACTTTGTGAAAAAAGTAAATGCCTTAAAAGTTGGTCATCCTTCTGAAAAAGATACTAATATTGGTGCTTTAGTTTCAAAACCGCATCTTGAAAAGGTGAAAAGCTATATCGAAATTGCAAAAGAAGAAGGTGCAACTCTTTTATGTGGCGGTAATGAAGTTACTGTTGAAGGTTACGAAAACGGTTACTATTTACAACCAACGGTTGTTGAGGTAAATACAGATGAATGTCGCGTGAATCAAGAAGAAATTTTTGGTCCAGTCGTTACCATTATGCCATTTAAAACTGAAAACGACGTTTTAGAGATGGCTAACAAAGTAAAATACGGATTATCAGCAACGCTTTGGACAAATAACCTAAAACGAACGATGCGAATGAGCAACCAACTACAAGCAGGAATTGTTTGGGTAAACACTTGGATGATGCGCGATTTACGTACACCTTTTGGTGGCGTAAAAGCAAGTGGCGTTGGTCGCGAAGGTGGATTTGAAGCTTTACGCTTTTTTACTGAGGCTAAAAATGTGTGTGTAAAGTATTAA
- a CDS encoding RidA family protein: MNTNAGTKVTPRGAYPHVKVVGDFIFVSGTSSRRADNTIAGVELIDEMNTKKLDIEVQTREVLKNIDKNLQTVGASLKDVVDVTTFLVNMNDFAGYNKAYAEFFEKETGPTRTTVAVHQLPHPDLLVEIKVMAYKK, translated from the coding sequence ATGAATACAAACGCAGGAACCAAAGTAACACCAAGAGGCGCATATCCACACGTAAAAGTGGTAGGCGATTTCATTTTCGTGTCAGGAACCAGTTCAAGACGCGCAGACAATACCATTGCTGGTGTAGAACTTATTGACGAAATGAATACCAAAAAATTAGATATCGAAGTTCAAACCAGAGAAGTTTTAAAAAACATCGATAAAAATTTACAAACTGTTGGCGCAAGTCTAAAAGACGTTGTTGATGTGACCACATTTTTAGTAAATATGAACGATTTTGCTGGTTACAATAAAGCCTACGCTGAGTTTTTTGAAAAAGAAACAGGACCAACAAGAACAACCGTTGCTGTGCACCAATTACCACATCCTGATTTGCTGGTTGAGATTAAGGTGATGGCTTATAAAAAGTAG
- a CDS encoding FAD-dependent oxidoreductase, translated as MKQKENILIIGAGLCGSLLALRLAQRGYNVNVYESRPDLRTTDISAGRSINLALSDRGFKALRLANVEDKAREICIPMKGRLMHDTEGNTFASNYSGRDNEYINSISRGDLNGMLLTEADTYDNLTIHFNTECETVDLDTNTVHFTNRNTKETFNVTADVIFGADGAGSELRKSYFLQRKFLFSFSQNFLTHGYKELEIPAAKDRSHQISKDYLHIWPRGGYMLIALPNLDGSFTVTLFLSHEEGEYNFKDLDTEDKIRAFFQAQFPDALALIPNIADEFANNPTGPLGTIKCSPWHFKGNTLILGDAAHAVVPFYGQGMNASFEDVAVLDSVIDKHEGDWETIFKTYQNVRKADADAIGELAQENYYEMRDHVANPMFKKKRQLEVQLEKHFPEHYFSKYSMVTFNENIGYHEAMTKGRAQDKAILNMIVDNEISITADMTYEQLEKALQKVQEKTNDIIDDDNVAKTMHH; from the coding sequence ATGAAACAAAAAGAAAACATATTAATCATTGGTGCAGGTTTATGCGGCTCACTTTTAGCATTACGATTAGCACAAAGAGGATATAATGTCAATGTTTACGAAAGTAGACCAGATCTACGCACAACAGATATTTCCGCAGGTCGTTCTATCAATCTTGCTTTATCAGATCGCGGATTCAAAGCCTTACGTTTAGCTAATGTTGAAGATAAAGCGCGTGAGATATGTATCCCAATGAAAGGCAGACTCATGCACGATACCGAAGGTAATACCTTTGCGTCCAACTATTCTGGTCGCGATAACGAATACATCAACTCAATTTCAAGAGGCGATTTAAACGGAATGCTATTAACCGAAGCCGATACATACGACAATCTCACCATTCATTTTAATACCGAATGCGAAACGGTAGATTTAGATACCAATACTGTTCATTTTACAAACCGAAATACAAAAGAAACCTTTAACGTCACTGCAGACGTTATATTTGGTGCCGATGGAGCGGGTTCAGAATTAAGAAAAAGCTACTTTTTACAACGTAAATTCTTATTTAGTTTTTCTCAGAATTTTTTAACCCATGGTTATAAAGAGTTAGAAATTCCCGCAGCAAAAGACAGAAGTCATCAAATAAGCAAAGATTATCTACACATTTGGCCAAGAGGTGGTTATATGTTAATTGCCTTGCCAAATTTAGATGGAAGTTTCACCGTAACCTTATTTTTAAGTCATGAAGAAGGCGAGTATAATTTCAAAGATCTAGATACAGAAGACAAGATTAGAGCCTTTTTTCAAGCACAATTTCCAGATGCGTTAGCATTAATTCCAAACATAGCAGATGAATTTGCTAACAATCCAACGGGACCTTTGGGTACTATTAAGTGTTCACCATGGCATTTTAAAGGCAACACCTTAATTTTAGGTGATGCAGCGCATGCTGTTGTTCCGTTTTACGGTCAAGGGATGAATGCATCTTTTGAAGATGTCGCAGTTCTAGATAGTGTTATCGATAAGCACGAAGGAGACTGGGAAACGATTTTCAAAACCTATCAAAACGTAAGAAAAGCAGATGCAGATGCTATTGGCGAATTAGCTCAAGAGAATTATTACGAAATGCGCGATCACGTTGCTAATCCAATGTTCAAGAAAAAACGCCAGCTAGAAGTGCAGCTAGAAAAGCATTTTCCAGAGCACTATTTTTCAAAATACTCGATGGTAACATTCAATGAAAATATTGGTTATCATGAAGCCATGACTAAAGGTCGTGCGCAAGATAAAGCCATTTTAAACATGATTGTAGATAACGAGATATCGATAACAGCAGATATGACTTATGAGCAATTAGAAAAGGCTTTACAAAAAGTACAAGAAAAAACTAATGATATTATTGATGATGACAACGTTGCAAAAACAATGCATCACTAA
- the kynU gene encoding kynureninase, protein MFNFQTNLEYAKQQDELDNLSHYRKQFYIPKDNNGNELIYLCGNSLGLQPKSTKEYINQELEDWANLGVEGHTHAKNPWMPYHEFLTEASAKLVGAKPIEVVTMNSLTANLHFMMASFYKPTKKRYKILIESDAFPSDKYAVESQLRHHGFDDKEGLLLWKPRTGEELLNYEDLEQILETHGNEIALIMIGGVNYYTGQYFDLKRVAKLGHSHGCMVGFDCAHGAGNVKLDLHNSGADFAVWCTYKYLNSGPGSLSGCFVHERHAYDKSLNRFAGWWSHNKETRFNMRHEFDVLPGAEGWQLSNPPILSMAAIKASLDMFNEVGMDKLTEKSKKLTGYFEFLLQQLGEDVIRIITPSNPEERGCQLSIQVLNADKSLHQKLTDAGVISDWREPDVIRCAPVPFYNSFEDVFRMVEKLKEILN, encoded by the coding sequence TTGTTCAACTTTCAAACTAACCTAGAATACGCTAAACAGCAAGATGAGTTAGATAACTTATCCCATTACAGAAAACAATTTTATATCCCAAAAGATAATAACGGAAATGAGCTGATCTATCTATGTGGAAATTCTCTTGGATTACAACCAAAATCCACAAAAGAGTACATAAATCAAGAATTAGAGGATTGGGCAAATCTAGGGGTTGAAGGACATACACATGCTAAAAACCCATGGATGCCTTATCATGAGTTTTTAACAGAAGCTTCAGCAAAATTAGTAGGAGCAAAACCTATCGAAGTGGTTACGATGAACTCGTTAACGGCAAACCTGCATTTTATGATGGCGTCTTTTTACAAGCCAACAAAAAAACGTTATAAAATTTTAATAGAAAGCGATGCATTTCCTTCTGATAAATACGCAGTAGAGTCACAATTGCGTCATCATGGTTTTGATGATAAGGAAGGATTGTTGTTATGGAAGCCAAGGACAGGCGAAGAACTACTTAACTATGAGGATTTAGAACAAATTCTTGAAACTCATGGTAATGAAATAGCGTTAATAATGATTGGTGGTGTTAACTATTATACTGGGCAATATTTCGATTTAAAACGCGTTGCCAAATTAGGTCATAGCCACGGTTGTATGGTTGGTTTCGACTGTGCACATGGCGCAGGCAATGTAAAATTAGACTTGCATAATTCTGGTGCTGATTTTGCAGTATGGTGTACCTACAAATATTTAAATTCTGGACCAGGAAGTTTATCAGGTTGTTTTGTACACGAGCGACACGCTTATGATAAAAGCTTAAACCGCTTTGCAGGCTGGTGGAGCCATAATAAAGAAACGCGTTTCAATATGCGTCATGAGTTCGATGTATTGCCTGGAGCCGAAGGTTGGCAGCTGAGTAATCCACCTATTTTATCAATGGCGGCAATTAAGGCATCATTAGATATGTTTAACGAAGTTGGGATGGATAAACTCACAGAAAAATCTAAGAAACTGACAGGTTATTTTGAGTTTTTGTTGCAACAGTTAGGAGAAGATGTTATAAGAATTATTACTCCATCTAATCCTGAGGAACGAGGTTGCCAACTATCTATTCAAGTTTTAAATGCAGATAAATCACTACACCAAAAACTTACGGATGCAGGTGTTATAAGTGATTGGCGCGAACCTGATGTGATCCGTTGTGCACCAGTACCATTTTATAACAGTTTTGAAGATGTATTTAGAATGGTAGAAAAGTTGAAAGAAATTTTAAATTAA
- a CDS encoding (4Fe-4S)-binding protein has translation MGNTKEYSNGEVTVVWEAEKCIHSAMCVKGLPDVFQPKERPWIKIDSGTTDNIIKTVKKCPSGALSYYMTDSEDKTSEILETKVEILENGPLLIYGTLKVTHKDGKQETKNKTTAFCRCGASQNKPYCDGAHVKQDFKG, from the coding sequence ATGGGCAATACAAAAGAATATTCTAACGGCGAAGTCACAGTTGTTTGGGAGGCTGAAAAATGCATTCATTCAGCAATGTGTGTAAAGGGCTTACCAGATGTGTTTCAACCTAAGGAGCGACCTTGGATAAAAATTGATTCAGGCACAACCGACAACATCATTAAAACGGTTAAAAAATGCCCATCAGGAGCACTAAGCTATTATATGACTGATAGTGAGGACAAAACTTCAGAGATTTTAGAAACTAAAGTTGAAATTTTAGAAAACGGTCCGCTATTAATTTATGGCACGCTAAAAGTCACCCACAAAGACGGAAAACAAGAAACCAAAAATAAGACTACCGCGTTTTGCCGATGTGGTGCTTCGCAAAATAAGCCTTACTGTGATGGAGCCCATGTTAAACAAGATTTTAAAGGATAA
- a CDS encoding class I SAM-dependent methyltransferase, producing MDKYANYFDVNKETWNKKVAIHAESKMYDLETFKAGKTSLMPYELNALGNVKGKSLLHLQCHFGQDTLSWQRKGAQCVGVDLSDEGIKLAKQLNNELNLDAEFVCCNVLDTSKHINKTFDIVYTSYGVIGWLPDLKPWAKMISERLKVGGTFYMVEFHPILWMFDYVDDEPKMKHHYNQDEVIYEEYEGTYANQSSKMVSREYGWNHGLSQVVNALIEAGLQIEYLNEHDESPYDVFPNLVKTESGMYKMKHQLFPMIFEIKAIKK from the coding sequence ATGGATAAGTACGCTAATTATTTTGACGTTAATAAGGAAACCTGGAATAAAAAAGTAGCTATACATGCAGAAAGCAAAATGTATGATTTAGAAACTTTTAAAGCTGGAAAAACTTCTTTAATGCCTTATGAACTGAATGCTTTAGGCAATGTTAAAGGAAAATCACTTTTGCATTTGCAATGCCATTTCGGACAAGACACTTTAAGTTGGCAACGCAAGGGAGCGCAATGTGTTGGTGTAGATTTAAGTGATGAAGGCATAAAACTCGCAAAACAATTAAACAACGAATTAAACCTTGATGCTGAGTTTGTATGTTGTAATGTTTTGGATACTTCAAAGCACATTAATAAAACCTTTGATATTGTTTATACGAGTTATGGAGTTATTGGGTGGTTGCCAGATTTAAAACCTTGGGCTAAAATGATTTCTGAACGTCTTAAGGTTGGTGGTACTTTTTATATGGTAGAGTTTCATCCTATCTTATGGATGTTTGATTATGTGGATGATGAGCCAAAAATGAAACACCATTACAACCAAGATGAAGTGATTTATGAAGAATACGAAGGTACGTATGCCAATCAATCTTCTAAAATGGTAAGTAGGGAATATGGTTGGAATCATGGACTTTCACAGGTGGTTAATGCACTTATTGAAGCTGGCTTGCAGATTGAGTATCTTAATGAACATGATGAAAGCCCTTATGATGTTTTTCCTAATTTAGTTAAAACTGAATCTGGCATGTACAAAATGAAACATCAATTATTTCCAATGATTTTTGAGATTAAGGCGATTAAGAAATAA
- the msrA gene encoding peptide-methionine (S)-S-oxide reductase MsrA yields MKKLLIVLSISLYFSCHNQAQSNPKQQEIINAEPVEVPMEDGKAKAYFASGCFWCVEAIYESVKGVEEVYSGFSGGHTDDITYEKSHSGTTGHAEAVEVVYDPEVVSFSTLVDVYFGSQNPTQVNGQGPDKGPQYRSIIFYQNDEQKEIIENKKAALAKELDATIAAEVYPFLKFYKASDYHQDFEKRNPNQSYVRAVSIPRLNRFKAKFPELLKDEEKH; encoded by the coding sequence ATGAAAAAGTTACTCATTGTATTAAGCATATCGCTTTACTTTAGCTGCCACAACCAGGCACAATCCAATCCAAAACAACAAGAAATTATTAATGCAGAACCTGTAGAAGTTCCTATGGAGGATGGTAAAGCAAAAGCCTACTTTGCAAGTGGATGTTTTTGGTGCGTAGAAGCAATTTACGAAAGTGTAAAAGGTGTTGAAGAAGTCTACAGTGGTTTTTCAGGTGGACATACAGATGACATTACGTACGAGAAAAGTCACTCAGGTACAACAGGCCATGCAGAAGCTGTGGAGGTAGTTTACGATCCAGAAGTAGTGAGTTTTTCAACATTGGTAGATGTATATTTTGGTTCTCAGAATCCAACACAAGTTAATGGTCAAGGACCAGATAAAGGGCCGCAATACCGTTCTATTATATTTTATCAAAATGATGAGCAAAAAGAAATTATAGAGAATAAGAAAGCAGCGCTTGCAAAAGAATTAGATGCGACAATAGCCGCTGAAGTATATCCATTTTTAAAATTTTATAAAGCGTCAGACTATCATCAGGATTTTGAAAAGCGAAATCCAAACCAGAGTTATGTAAGAGCTGTTTCTATTCCTCGATTAAATCGTTTTAAAGCTAAGTTTCCTGAGTTACTGAAGGATGAAGAGAAGCATTAA